A window from Tenacibaculum singaporense encodes these proteins:
- a CDS encoding XdhC family protein, producing MEFWQQLHTKLQNKQKVYLLTVIENLGSSPGRKGFKMLIAEDGFIFGSVGGGVMEFALVEEAKQLLQQENPPTFIKKQIHKGNIKDGSGMICSGEQTVAFHCLDAKHVSIISTIISSLQQGKKGTLHLSPTQFDFTPHTLKNQFEYNINSKEDWYFKEHIGFKETLYIVGGGHVGVAVSELFVKLGFYVVVFDNRENLNTLENNQTAHKKQVIDYNDIENYIEESSSSYVAIMTNKYTDDKLVLSKLLKNNYQFLGVLGSKAKLQTMWEVLQNEGVTQEELNKVHAPIGLSIKSETPEEIAVSIAAQIIQIKNT from the coding sequence ATGGAATTTTGGCAACAGTTACATACAAAACTTCAAAATAAGCAGAAGGTATACCTTCTAACGGTAATTGAAAACCTTGGCAGTTCTCCTGGACGAAAAGGCTTTAAAATGTTAATTGCTGAAGATGGTTTTATTTTCGGTTCTGTGGGCGGTGGTGTAATGGAGTTTGCACTCGTTGAAGAAGCCAAACAACTATTACAACAAGAGAATCCGCCAACATTCATCAAAAAACAAATCCATAAAGGAAATATCAAAGATGGTTCTGGGATGATTTGTTCTGGTGAACAAACGGTTGCCTTTCATTGCTTAGATGCTAAGCATGTTTCAATAATTTCAACTATTATTTCTTCTTTACAACAGGGTAAAAAAGGGACTTTACATTTGTCTCCTACCCAATTTGATTTTACTCCCCATACTCTAAAAAACCAATTTGAGTATAACATCAACTCGAAAGAAGATTGGTATTTTAAAGAACATATCGGTTTTAAAGAAACCTTGTACATTGTAGGTGGTGGACATGTAGGCGTTGCTGTTTCTGAACTCTTTGTTAAACTTGGTTTCTATGTGGTGGTTTTTGACAATCGAGAAAACCTCAACACCTTAGAAAACAACCAAACTGCTCATAAAAAACAGGTTATTGATTATAACGATATTGAAAACTACATAGAAGAATCTTCTTCAAGCTATGTAGCCATTATGACTAATAAATACACTGATGACAAATTGGTATTGAGTAAACTCCTTAAAAACAACTATCAATTTTTAGGAGTTTTGGGTAGCAAAGCAAAACTACAAACCATGTGGGAAGTTTTACAAAACGAAGGGGTTACTCAAGAAGAATTAAATAAAGTTCACGCACCTATTGGACTTTCAATAAAAAGTGAAACCCCTGAGGAAATAGCGGTAAGTATTGCGGCACAAATCATTCAAATTAAAAACACCTAA
- a CDS encoding GNAT family N-acetyltransferase gives MTYAINESIFDTFPKLESERLLFREYTKADASELFNVRTHPEVSKYLDSDVPQSPKDIEKRIALIQQAFKDKNGITWAITLKENNTLIGDFGIWRLDKQNFRGEIGYVLNPDYWGKGYMKEAMNTLIHFAFHTFNLHSLEANINPKNQNSRSILLKLGFQKEAYFRENYFYNGKFLDSEIYSLLKSDFV, from the coding sequence ATGACATACGCAATAAACGAAAGTATTTTTGATACGTTTCCTAAATTAGAAAGTGAAAGACTTTTATTTAGAGAATACACAAAGGCTGATGCCTCTGAACTGTTTAACGTTAGAACTCACCCTGAAGTTTCTAAATACTTAGACTCTGATGTTCCGCAATCTCCCAAAGACATTGAAAAAAGAATAGCACTTATTCAACAAGCTTTTAAAGATAAAAACGGAATTACTTGGGCTATTACGCTCAAAGAAAACAATACTCTTATTGGTGATTTTGGAATATGGAGATTAGACAAACAAAACTTTAGAGGTGAAATAGGCTATGTATTAAACCCTGATTATTGGGGAAAAGGTTATATGAAAGAAGCTATGAATACCTTAATTCACTTTGCTTTTCACACATTCAACCTTCATAGTTTAGAAGCCAACATAAACCCTAAAAACCAAAACTCAAGAAGTATTCTTTTAAAATTAGGTTTTCAAAAAGAAGCCTATTTTAGAGAGAACTACTTTTATAATGGGAAGTTTTTAGACAGCGAAATTTACTCGTTATTAAAATCAGATTTCGTTTAA
- a CDS encoding xanthine dehydrogenase molybdopterin binding subunit — MKTMKNIDSFTHVRGESLFVDDLMLRQDTLFGLVFDSPKAHGKIKSVDYSKAEALEGVVKIFTYKDVLGENQIGGIIPDEPLWAEDEVHFWGQPIAFIVAKSEAIAKKARALITINIEELPVITTAKEAKEKGSFINAPRSFNLGDTQNAFTECEYVFEGETFSNGQEHLYLETQGCYAVPQENGNIKITSSTQGPTAVQKTAAKVLGIPMHKIEVDVIRLGGGFGGKEDQATPWAVMAAVAVQHLNRPVKYMLNRHDDLRMTGKRHPYSSFYKIGLTKDLKIKAFEAEFLQNSGAAADLSPAIAERTLFHATNSYFVPNVHTTVYSCKTNLPPNTAFRGFGGPQGMFVIESAIADAADKIGINKRKIQEVNLLAENDEFSYGQIATEVQAQSSWFSAKEQYQLEQLEQEVADFNNKNDRYKKGISLMPIAFGISFTNTPMNHARALVHIYQDGSVGVSTGAVEMGQSVNTKILQVAQSVLGISPHKVKLETTNTTRVANTSPSAASSTADLNGKATEMACNSLVERLTEVVADMLSTKKENISFQEDAVFVSDKKSDLTWEALIAEVMLRRVALSENAHYATPVIHFDKTKEKGHPFAYHVYGTAITTVTVDCIRGNYEIDSVKIVHDFGKSMNMGIDLGQVEGALAQGIGWMTMEEISYNNEGRLLSNALSTYKVPDIFSAPKTVETIPLKTEGNQMAIKKSKAVGEPPLMYGIGAYFAIQQAVKTFNPNYKLKFHAPFTPEKVLMGLYEK; from the coding sequence ATGAAGACGATGAAAAACATTGACAGTTTTACACATGTTAGAGGAGAATCGTTATTTGTTGACGATTTAATGCTAAGACAGGATACCTTATTCGGCTTGGTTTTCGACTCGCCAAAAGCGCATGGAAAAATCAAATCGGTAGATTATTCTAAAGCAGAAGCACTAGAAGGTGTTGTAAAAATATTCACCTATAAAGATGTCTTAGGAGAAAATCAGATTGGAGGCATCATTCCTGATGAACCCTTATGGGCAGAAGATGAAGTCCATTTTTGGGGACAACCCATTGCTTTTATTGTTGCTAAAAGTGAAGCCATCGCTAAAAAAGCTAGAGCCTTAATTACCATAAATATTGAAGAACTTCCTGTAATCACAACCGCTAAAGAAGCCAAAGAAAAAGGAAGTTTTATCAATGCTCCTCGTTCATTTAACTTAGGAGACACCCAAAATGCTTTTACCGAATGTGAATATGTATTTGAAGGCGAAACTTTTTCGAACGGACAAGAGCATTTGTACCTCGAAACACAAGGTTGTTATGCGGTTCCGCAAGAAAATGGAAATATAAAAATTACCTCGTCTACTCAAGGCCCTACTGCTGTACAAAAAACAGCGGCGAAAGTGTTGGGTATCCCGATGCATAAAATTGAAGTAGATGTCATCCGTTTAGGAGGTGGTTTTGGTGGTAAAGAAGATCAAGCAACTCCTTGGGCAGTGATGGCTGCTGTGGCAGTGCAACACTTAAACCGCCCAGTTAAATACATGCTGAATCGCCATGACGATTTACGTATGACAGGAAAACGTCACCCCTATTCCTCATTTTATAAAATAGGACTCACCAAAGACCTAAAAATTAAAGCCTTTGAAGCTGAGTTTTTACAAAACTCTGGTGCCGCCGCTGATTTATCTCCTGCTATTGCTGAAAGAACTTTGTTTCATGCTACCAATAGCTATTTTGTTCCAAATGTACATACTACCGTGTATAGCTGTAAAACCAACCTACCTCCTAATACCGCTTTCCGTGGTTTTGGTGGTCCGCAAGGTATGTTTGTTATTGAAAGTGCTATTGCAGATGCCGCTGATAAAATCGGAATCAACAAAAGAAAAATACAAGAAGTAAATCTATTAGCTGAAAACGATGAGTTTTCTTACGGGCAAATTGCAACCGAAGTACAAGCACAAAGTTCGTGGTTTAGTGCAAAAGAGCAATATCAACTTGAACAGCTAGAACAAGAAGTAGCTGACTTCAATAATAAGAACGACCGCTACAAAAAAGGTATTTCATTAATGCCTATTGCTTTTGGTATTTCGTTTACCAATACCCCGATGAACCATGCACGTGCTTTGGTACATATTTATCAAGATGGAAGTGTTGGTGTTTCTACAGGTGCAGTAGAAATGGGACAAAGTGTAAACACCAAAATATTACAAGTAGCACAAAGTGTTTTAGGAATTTCGCCTCATAAAGTAAAACTGGAAACCACGAACACTACACGCGTTGCCAATACTTCACCTTCTGCAGCAAGTTCAACTGCCGACCTTAACGGAAAAGCAACTGAAATGGCTTGTAATTCGTTAGTTGAACGACTAACAGAAGTTGTCGCTGACATGCTCTCTACCAAAAAAGAAAACATCTCTTTTCAAGAAGATGCTGTTTTTGTAAGCGATAAAAAATCAGATCTAACATGGGAAGCTTTAATTGCTGAAGTGATGCTACGTCGTGTGGCACTATCTGAAAATGCACATTATGCTACACCAGTTATTCATTTTGATAAAACCAAAGAAAAAGGACATCCGTTTGCCTACCATGTATACGGTACTGCAATAACAACAGTTACTGTAGATTGTATCCGTGGTAATTATGAAATTGACAGTGTAAAAATTGTACACGACTTTGGTAAAAGTATGAATATGGGCATTGATTTAGGGCAAGTTGAAGGTGCTTTGGCACAAGGAATTGGTTGGATGACTATGGAAGAAATCTCTTATAATAATGAAGGACGATTATTATCGAATGCCTTGTCTACCTACAAGGTGCCTGATATTTTTTCAGCTCCCAAAACAGTTGAAACCATTCCGTTAAAAACTGAAGGGAATCAAATGGCTATTAAAAAATCGAAAGCGGTTGGTGAACCTCCATTAATGTATGGAATTGGGGCTTATTTTGCCATTCAGCAAGCGGTAAAAACCTTTAACCCTAATTATAAATTAAAATTCCACGCTCCTTTTACACCCGAAAAAGTGTTGATGGGATTGTATGAAAAATAG